In Chitinivibrionia bacterium, a single window of DNA contains:
- a CDS encoding polysaccharide deacetylase family protein yields the protein MLIASIAYGQRRYPTRADFPAGTRFIAITFDDGPNNLYTVQILDILEQHGARGTFFVNPHKFNNSTLWHPSGGTAGTGGSGLHANTIPIIQRMISNGHDVENHTFNHMSMGGAQNYVVPPATTAAEARANLIQASEAIFAATEFWPFAFRAPHFEWGGGGNILLNLDRELNMVFKDSGLDPKDYSNQGSGGRTTIANFVLNQTNDALNGGNILLHDCGGRRAETVEAVRLMVPALRARGFEIVTVRELFMIKSLNPDGTVADRSIPEKLSSANMWPRPNQFAPSRRGIWDPFEPLWATNWWTNTRQWSCQVPPWNRSAPTVGCGTCTGCGGTTNPVQTWTVNFDLAQGNRTGGGALSQTVNNGANATPPTVSRNGYNFTGWSGSYTNITSNRTITAQWQSIGGGDPICNICGNRPCTCSTLPVEGINLVPWEHAGWSYYVEGDSSVDRGSRVNITSDGQTENMVARLQLGTSQSPNYAWLGLQLWLADANINFSGITGVRITYTADNPVRFVLCTETSTGDPDWAPTGTELQAGTHTVNLTLQQVRAGLSNPASTDIRSLTFFHTEQGETVNLTVSSLTLVGAQWSGGSSSVIPQTHNAVRTANNTALAINGFNAGNLSLNVGQAGMYNISIHSIDGRMLSQTSANLVSGVNSLNIGQNIARGVVVVRIQGANATLVRRISVR from the coding sequence ATGCTAATTGCAAGCATTGCTTACGGTCAACGCAGGTATCCGACCCGTGCGGACTTTCCCGCGGGAACACGTTTTATAGCGATAACTTTCGATGACGGTCCGAACAATCTGTACACCGTTCAGATTCTTGATATTTTGGAGCAACACGGCGCACGCGGAACATTTTTTGTAAACCCGCATAAATTCAACAATTCAACCTTGTGGCACCCTTCGGGAGGAACAGCTGGAACGGGCGGTAGCGGTCTTCACGCAAACACCATTCCTATTATCCAGCGTATGATAAGTAATGGCCACGATGTTGAAAACCACACGTTTAACCACATGAGCATGGGCGGAGCGCAAAATTACGTCGTGCCACCTGCCACAACGGCGGCAGAAGCTCGCGCCAATTTAATACAGGCAAGCGAAGCAATATTTGCCGCAACAGAATTTTGGCCCTTTGCGTTTCGCGCACCGCACTTTGAATGGGGCGGCGGCGGAAATATTTTGTTGAATCTTGACAGAGAGTTAAATATGGTATTTAAGGATTCTGGTTTAGATCCCAAGGACTACTCAAACCAAGGTAGCGGCGGTCGCACCACGATAGCAAACTTTGTCTTGAACCAAACAAATGATGCTTTGAACGGCGGCAACATTCTTTTGCACGACTGCGGCGGCAGAAGAGCTGAAACAGTTGAGGCAGTGCGCTTAATGGTTCCCGCGTTAAGAGCACGCGGTTTTGAAATTGTTACTGTTCGCGAATTGTTTATGATTAAATCTCTCAACCCCGACGGAACAGTAGCGGACAGAAGCATACCTGAAAAACTTTCGAGTGCTAATATGTGGCCAAGACCTAACCAGTTTGCGCCAAGCAGACGCGGTATATGGGATCCTTTCGAGCCGCTTTGGGCGACAAATTGGTGGACTAACACAAGACAATGGTCTTGCCAAGTCCCGCCGTGGAACAGAAGCGCCCCGACAGTTGGTTGCGGAACTTGCACAGGTTGCGGAGGCACAACTAATCCCGTTCAAACTTGGACGGTTAATTTTGATTTGGCACAAGGCAATCGCACAGGCGGCGGAGCGCTTTCGCAAACCGTAAATAACGGCGCAAACGCAACACCGCCGACAGTATCGCGCAACGGATATAACTTTACGGGATGGAGCGGAAGCTACACAAATATCACTTCCAACAGAACTATTACGGCGCAGTGGCAATCGATAGGCGGCGGAGACCCGATATGCAATATTTGCGGTAATCGTCCTTGCACGTGTAGCACTTTACCTGTTGAAGGCATCAATTTAGTTCCGTGGGAACACGCAGGTTGGTCGTATTACGTTGAAGGCGACAGCAGTGTTGACCGAGGCTCAAGAGTGAATATTACTTCAGACGGACAAACAGAAAATATGGTCGCCCGCTTACAACTCGGAACCAGCCAAAGCCCGAATTATGCGTGGCTCGGATTGCAGTTGTGGCTTGCAGACGCCAATATTAACTTCTCAGGTATCACAGGAGTAAGAATTACTTACACGGCAGACAATCCTGTCAGATTTGTGCTGTGCACCGAAACGTCTACGGGCGATCCCGATTGGGCTCCGACAGGCACCGAGTTGCAAGCAGGAACACATACCGTTAATCTTACTTTGCAACAGGTAAGAGCCGGATTGTCTAACCCTGCTTCTACCGATATACGAAGTCTAACATTCTTCCATACAGAGCAAGGAGAAACCGTTAATCTTACGGTATCGTCTCTTACTCTTGTAGGTGCGCAATGGAGCGGCGGCAGTTCGTCTGTAATCCCGCAAACGCATAATGCTGTAAGAACTGCAAACAACACAGCTTTGGCAATCAACGGCTTCAACGCAGGAAATCTCAGCCTGAACGTCGGACAAGCGGGAATGTATAACATTTCAATTCACAGTATTGACGGAAGAATGCTTTCGCAAACGAGCGCGAACCTTGTTTCGGGCGTGAATTCTCTGAATATCGGACAAAATATTGCAAGAGGCGTGGTTGTAGTTCGTATTCAAGGCGCAAACGCAACTTTGGTAAGGCGAATTTCGGTTAGATAG
- a CDS encoding HEPN domain-containing protein, with the protein MTIEEKVNHWLALSNEDFEVAGALLKMKRNLYVGFMCHQSVEKLFKGCFVKLLKDTPPFKHDLVFFAQKVGFFDLLSEEQKSFLRELNPLNIEARYPDYKNEIARYLTDDTTKWVYEQTKELLQWTKEKILL; encoded by the coding sequence ATGACAATTGAAGAAAAAGTTAACCATTGGCTTGCTTTGTCGAACGAAGATTTTGAAGTTGCAGGAGCTTTGCTGAAGATGAAACGCAATCTTTATGTCGGGTTTATGTGCCACCAATCGGTAGAAAAGTTGTTTAAGGGATGTTTTGTAAAATTACTTAAAGACACTCCCCCATTTAAACACGATTTAGTGTTTTTTGCTCAAAAGGTAGGTTTTTTCGATTTGCTGAGCGAAGAACAAAAATCTTTTTTGAGAGAATTGAACCCTTTAAATATAGAAGCGCGTTATCCCGACTACAAAAACGAAATAGCCCGATATTTGACGGACGATACGACAAAATGGGTTTACGAACAAACAAAGGAGTTGTTGCAATGGACAAAAGAGAAGATATTGTTGTAA
- a CDS encoding nucleotidyltransferase domain-containing protein — MDKREDIVVIAKKYFNAVKAANLPLQIDKAYLFGSFAKGCPHKDSDIDIAFVVNEWKGNYRETVVPIWGLRENVDIRIEPHFVVPKEDYADFLPEIQRTGVELV; from the coding sequence ATGGACAAAAGAGAAGATATTGTTGTAATAGCGAAAAAATATTTTAATGCTGTTAAAGCGGCAAATTTGCCCTTACAAATAGACAAGGCATACCTTTTCGGTTCTTTCGCAAAAGGTTGCCCTCACAAAGACAGCGACATTGATATTGCGTTTGTTGTGAACGAATGGAAAGGCAATTACAGAGAAACAGTTGTTCCGATTTGGGGTTTGCGTGAAAACGTTGACATAAGAATAGAGCCGCATTTTGTTGTCCCAAAAGAAGATTACGCGGATTTTCTTCCGGAAATACAAAGAACCGGCGTCGAGCTGGTATAG